One window of the Archangium primigenium genome contains the following:
- a CDS encoding type IV pilus twitching motility protein PilT: MTASPRIAVFFDKLLEAKGSDLHLSVGHPPLGRIRGGLAPLRDTVLTQAELEAMLFELTSPEQKRHITEELDLDFAYSYGTRARFRANYFYKTSGIAAVFRTIPSKVLSLADLNTPEVVKKLAERRSGLVLVTGPTGSGKSTTLAGMIHHINHTRPAHILTIEDPVEFVHESVKCQVTHREVGMHASSFATAIRSAGREDPNVILIGELRTNETMKLALQLASFGVLVFATVHTNSAPATIDRMINSFPADEQPQVRGMLAEGLAGIVAQQLIRTADGKGRVAALEILIGTSAIASMIREGKVFQIASKMQASQNLGMQTLDMHLERLVAANTITAEAAMEKAQDKEALAKVIQRLKPEFDTTAFEGAEAGGGGH; this comes from the coding sequence ATGACCGCCTCGCCCCGCATCGCCGTGTTCTTCGACAAGCTCCTGGAGGCCAAGGGGAGCGACCTGCACCTGAGCGTGGGCCACCCGCCCCTGGGCCGCATCCGCGGGGGCCTGGCGCCCCTGCGCGACACGGTGCTCACCCAGGCGGAGCTGGAGGCCATGCTCTTCGAGCTCACCAGCCCCGAGCAGAAGCGCCACATCACCGAGGAGCTGGACCTCGACTTCGCCTACAGCTACGGCACGCGCGCGCGCTTTCGCGCCAACTACTTCTACAAGACGAGCGGCATCGCGGCCGTCTTCCGCACCATCCCGAGCAAGGTGCTGTCGCTCGCGGACCTCAACACCCCCGAGGTGGTGAAGAAGCTCGCCGAGCGCCGCAGCGGGCTCGTGCTCGTCACCGGCCCCACGGGCAGCGGCAAGTCCACCACGCTCGCGGGGATGATCCACCACATCAACCACACGCGCCCCGCGCACATCCTCACCATCGAGGATCCGGTGGAGTTCGTGCACGAGTCGGTCAAGTGCCAGGTGACGCACCGCGAGGTGGGCATGCACGCCTCGTCCTTCGCCACCGCCATCCGCTCGGCGGGCCGCGAGGACCCGAACGTCATCCTCATCGGCGAGCTGCGCACCAACGAGACGATGAAGCTCGCGCTCCAGCTGGCCAGCTTCGGCGTGCTCGTGTTCGCCACGGTGCACACCAACAGCGCCCCGGCCACCATCGACCGGATGATCAACTCGTTCCCCGCGGACGAGCAGCCCCAGGTGCGCGGCATGCTCGCGGAAGGGCTGGCCGGCATCGTCGCCCAGCAGCTCATCCGCACCGCGGACGGCAAGGGCCGCGTGGCGGCGCTGGAGATCCTCATCGGCACGAGCGCCATCGCCTCCATGATTCGCGAGGGCAAGGTGTTCCAGATCGCCAGCAAGATGCAGGCGAGCCAGAACCTGGGCATGCAGACGCTCGACATGCACCTGGAGCGCCTGGTGGCCGCCAACACCATCACCGCCGAGGCCGCCATGGAGAAAGCCCAGGACAAGGAGGCGCTCGCCAAGGTCATCCAGCGCCTCAAGCCCGAGTTCGACACCACCGCCTTCGAGGGCGCCGAGGCCGGCGGCGGCGGGCACTGA
- a CDS encoding Kelch repeat-containing protein: MTDGPTSVLPDKGTADVWSLMLDQPSSPGWRQTASLDAYRVDHTATLLAEGIVLVVGGYSPATTVYNDDTGQWKDAPPSRFTHRGHSATRLKDGRVLIAGGGEDESGINSELYDPEQNAWVKAGALKTTRYHHTATRLPDGKVLVTGGTDSEHGGTPLTSAELYDPTTDTWSEVGPLAEGRVHHSATLLPDGRVLVVGGQGADDQSLATAELFAAEAGTFTSAGTLGDKRRFHSATTLPDGRVLITGGEESLDFAAAPSELYDPGTGTWSATGAPSQPRRYHSATTLADGTVLVAGGYHESAGVLSNAEVYDPATGTWGQTPTMSTDRYRHTATLLPSGAVLVVGGVSNHDAKAAELYATRAPPAPPPEPCETGNTCSTGLLNAKTGACEAQDRPANTDCGNQNVCDGQGTCVPTVHTTVVTCGSGALTGDQLCQKLGFGGAVSANGYWWGQCAGAGLCPGGWQGSEGLSCANWSQGVDCNGESFSGIQAAPWGQVRERLGDGTTRFGADEFLSCGDSNPGWTVRVRCHY; the protein is encoded by the coding sequence ATGACCGACGGTCCGACCAGCGTCCTCCCCGACAAGGGCACCGCCGACGTCTGGAGCCTGATGCTCGACCAGCCCTCCAGCCCGGGCTGGCGCCAGACCGCGTCCCTGGACGCCTACCGCGTGGACCACACCGCCACCCTGCTCGCGGAGGGCATCGTGCTGGTGGTGGGCGGCTACAGCCCGGCCACCACCGTCTACAACGACGACACCGGCCAGTGGAAGGACGCCCCGCCCTCGCGCTTCACGCACCGGGGCCACAGCGCCACCCGGCTCAAGGATGGCCGCGTGCTCATCGCCGGCGGCGGCGAGGACGAGAGCGGCATCAACTCGGAGCTCTACGATCCCGAGCAGAACGCGTGGGTCAAGGCCGGCGCGCTCAAGACGACGCGCTACCACCACACGGCCACGCGACTGCCGGATGGCAAGGTGCTCGTCACCGGCGGCACCGACTCCGAGCACGGCGGCACGCCGCTCACGAGCGCCGAGCTCTACGATCCCACCACCGACACCTGGAGCGAGGTGGGCCCGCTCGCCGAGGGCCGTGTCCACCACTCCGCCACGCTGCTGCCGGATGGCCGGGTGCTCGTGGTGGGTGGCCAGGGCGCCGACGACCAGAGCCTCGCCACCGCGGAGCTCTTCGCGGCCGAGGCGGGCACCTTCACGTCCGCGGGCACCCTGGGCGACAAGCGCCGCTTCCACTCGGCCACGACCCTGCCCGACGGGCGCGTGCTCATCACCGGCGGCGAGGAGTCGCTCGACTTCGCGGCGGCGCCCTCGGAGCTGTACGACCCCGGCACGGGCACCTGGAGCGCCACCGGGGCGCCCTCCCAGCCGCGGCGCTACCACTCGGCCACGACGCTCGCCGACGGCACGGTGCTGGTGGCCGGCGGCTACCACGAGTCCGCGGGCGTGCTGAGCAACGCGGAGGTGTACGACCCGGCCACCGGCACGTGGGGCCAGACGCCCACCATGAGCACGGACCGCTACCGGCACACCGCCACGCTGCTGCCGAGCGGCGCGGTACTGGTGGTGGGCGGCGTGAGCAACCACGACGCCAAGGCCGCGGAGCTGTACGCCACCCGCGCGCCCCCCGCGCCGCCCCCGGAGCCGTGCGAGACGGGCAACACGTGCAGCACCGGCCTGCTCAACGCGAAGACGGGCGCGTGCGAGGCCCAGGACCGTCCGGCCAACACGGACTGCGGCAACCAGAACGTCTGTGACGGCCAGGGCACGTGCGTGCCCACGGTGCACACCACGGTGGTGACGTGCGGCTCCGGCGCGCTCACCGGGGACCAGCTCTGCCAGAAGCTCGGCTTCGGGGGCGCCGTCAGCGCCAACGGCTACTGGTGGGGCCAGTGCGCGGGCGCCGGCCTCTGCCCCGGCGGCTGGCAGGGCAGCGAGGGCCTGAGCTGCGCCAACTGGAGCCAGGGCGTGGACTGCAACGGCGAGTCCTTCTCCGGAATCCAGGCCGCCCCCTGGGGCCAGGTGCGCGAGCGCCTGGGGGATGGCACCACGCGCTTCGGCGCCGACGAGTTCCTCTCCTGCGGCGACTCCAACCCCGGCTGGACCGTGCGCGTGCGCTGCCACTACTGA
- a CDS encoding GTPase domain-containing protein, producing MQLNHAQRELTLKIVYYGPGLSGKTTNLRCIHARARPEARGRLLSVETHEDRTLFFDLLPVFFTSSSGFKVKLKLFTVPGQVVHDATRRVVLQNADAVAFIADSRRSAAAENNASWRRLRANMRENGLDASQVPVVIQFNKRDLPDAQTDEELEAARQRGAEPILGAVALRGEGVMETLHALLQSAWRNLDERTRLARNVGLREQEFLTHIFQQMDLTGTDLASLYPPSSGGQSR from the coding sequence GTGCAACTCAACCACGCCCAGCGCGAACTCACCTTGAAGATCGTCTACTACGGGCCCGGGCTCAGTGGGAAGACGACGAACCTGCGCTGCATCCACGCGCGTGCCCGGCCGGAAGCTCGTGGCCGGTTGCTCAGCGTGGAGACGCACGAGGATCGCACCCTGTTCTTCGACCTGCTGCCGGTGTTCTTCACCAGCAGCTCCGGCTTCAAGGTGAAGCTCAAGCTCTTCACCGTGCCCGGACAGGTCGTCCACGACGCCACGCGCCGCGTGGTGCTGCAGAACGCGGACGCGGTCGCCTTCATCGCCGACAGCCGCCGCAGCGCCGCGGCGGAGAACAACGCCTCCTGGCGGCGCCTGCGCGCCAACATGCGGGAGAATGGTCTGGATGCCTCCCAGGTGCCGGTGGTCATCCAGTTCAACAAGCGCGACCTGCCCGACGCCCAGACGGACGAGGAGCTGGAGGCGGCGCGCCAGCGGGGCGCGGAGCCCATCCTGGGCGCGGTGGCGCTCCGGGGAGAAGGTGTGATGGAGACGCTGCACGCGCTCTTGCAGTCCGCCTGGCGCAACCTGGACGAGCGCACGCGCCTGGCGCGCAACGTGGGCCTGCGTGAACAGGAATTCCTCACCCACATCTTCCAGCAGATGGACCTCACGGGCACCGACCTGGCGTCCCTCTACCCGCCCTCCTCCGGGGGGCAGTCCCGATGA
- a CDS encoding ATP-dependent DNA helicase, with protein sequence MALPASLSRPSVDSLLGPGGALEAALDAYEYRPEQLQMARAVERAFDEHGYLLAEAGTGTGKTLAYLVPALLSGRRVVVSTATKTLQEQIFFKDLPLLRERMGLQFEAAYLKGRNNYLCLHRYDAFQKDPQFVTREEGGYWPHLKAWAGSTETGDRSELALPEAFSAWGRLSTTSDTCLGSKCPVYENCFVTRTRRAAEQADLLVVNHHLFFADLALRGRGKGSEGVLPAYDAVIFDEAHALEDAAGSYFGHAVSSFRLEDLVRDALGAMAPTDGRFGMLSSLVVRLRTHSEALFSQAPRVLGLTEQEGAVALKPERLERLAGAIEQVKGALSALSAFTTSEREPELTLLTRRCAELVADFSFLEKVESNDHVYWAEQRGRGVFLRASPIEVSRELRERLYGSVDTVVFTSATLAAEGRFDFYARRLGLFDADGVPVTSVRTVAVPSPFDFERQSALYLPTHLPDPSAPGFIEAAVEEILRLCDVTGGRAFVLFTSLRNMERAHTLARHRLPYQVLLQGERPKQQLLEAFREQPSVLFAAHSFWEGVDVPGEALSLVIIDRLPFASPGDPLVAARIRQLEARGEEPFGGYQLPQAALALRQGFGRLIRTRADRGIVALLDRRIVTKNYGRAFLASLPPAWRTHAPESLEAWFLGEPVYDMEP encoded by the coding sequence ATGGCCCTGCCCGCTTCGCTCTCCCGTCCCTCCGTCGACTCCCTGCTCGGGCCGGGCGGCGCCTTGGAGGCCGCGCTGGACGCCTACGAGTACCGGCCAGAGCAGCTGCAGATGGCGCGCGCGGTGGAGCGGGCCTTCGACGAGCACGGCTATCTGCTGGCCGAGGCGGGCACGGGCACGGGCAAGACGCTCGCCTATCTGGTGCCCGCGCTCTTGTCGGGCCGGCGCGTGGTGGTGTCCACGGCCACCAAGACGCTGCAGGAGCAGATCTTCTTCAAGGACCTGCCGCTGTTGCGCGAGCGCATGGGGCTCCAGTTCGAGGCGGCGTACCTCAAGGGGCGCAACAACTACCTGTGCCTGCACCGCTACGACGCGTTCCAGAAGGATCCGCAGTTCGTCACGCGCGAGGAGGGCGGCTACTGGCCGCACCTGAAGGCGTGGGCGGGCAGCACGGAGACGGGGGACCGCAGCGAGCTGGCCCTGCCCGAGGCCTTCAGCGCGTGGGGCCGGCTGTCGACGACGTCGGACACGTGCCTGGGCTCCAAGTGCCCGGTGTACGAGAACTGCTTCGTGACGCGCACGCGGCGCGCGGCGGAGCAGGCGGACCTGCTGGTGGTCAACCACCACCTGTTCTTCGCGGACCTGGCGCTGCGGGGCCGGGGCAAGGGCAGCGAGGGCGTGCTGCCCGCGTACGACGCGGTCATCTTCGACGAGGCGCACGCGCTGGAGGACGCGGCGGGCAGCTACTTCGGGCACGCGGTGTCGAGCTTCCGGCTGGAGGACCTGGTGCGCGACGCGCTGGGGGCCATGGCGCCCACGGACGGGCGCTTCGGCATGTTGTCCTCGCTGGTGGTGCGGCTGCGCACGCATTCCGAGGCGCTCTTCTCCCAGGCGCCGCGGGTGCTGGGGCTCACCGAGCAGGAGGGCGCGGTGGCGCTCAAGCCCGAGCGCCTGGAGCGGCTCGCGGGGGCCATCGAGCAGGTGAAGGGGGCGCTCTCGGCGCTGTCGGCCTTCACCACGAGCGAGCGCGAGCCGGAGCTGACGCTGCTCACGCGGCGGTGCGCGGAGCTGGTGGCGGACTTCTCCTTCCTGGAGAAGGTGGAGTCCAACGATCACGTGTACTGGGCCGAGCAGCGCGGGCGGGGCGTGTTCCTCCGGGCGAGCCCCATCGAGGTGTCGCGCGAGCTGCGCGAGCGGCTGTACGGGAGCGTGGACACGGTGGTGTTCACCTCGGCGACGCTGGCGGCCGAGGGCCGCTTCGACTTCTACGCGCGGCGCCTGGGCCTGTTCGACGCGGACGGCGTGCCGGTGACGAGCGTGCGCACGGTGGCGGTGCCCAGCCCCTTCGACTTCGAGCGGCAGTCGGCGCTCTACCTGCCCACGCACCTGCCGGACCCCTCGGCCCCGGGCTTCATCGAGGCGGCGGTGGAGGAGATCCTCCGCCTGTGCGACGTGACGGGAGGCCGGGCGTTCGTGCTCTTCACCTCGCTGCGCAACATGGAGCGGGCGCACACGCTCGCGCGCCACCGGCTGCCCTACCAGGTGCTCCTGCAAGGCGAGCGGCCCAAGCAGCAGCTCCTGGAGGCCTTCCGCGAGCAGCCCAGCGTGCTGTTCGCCGCGCACAGCTTCTGGGAGGGCGTGGACGTGCCGGGCGAGGCGCTGAGCCTGGTCATCATCGACCGGCTGCCCTTCGCCTCGCCGGGAGACCCGCTGGTGGCCGCGCGCATCCGGCAGTTGGAGGCGCGGGGCGAGGAGCCCTTCGGGGGCTACCAGTTGCCCCAGGCGGCGCTGGCGCTGCGGCAGGGCTTCGGGCGGCTCATCCGCACGCGGGCGGACCGGGGCATCGTGGCCCTGCTGGACCGCAGAATCGTCACGAAGAACTACGGCCGAGCGTTCCTCGCGAGCCTGCCGCCCGCCTGGCGCACGCACGCGCCCGAGTCGCTGGAGGCGTGGTTCCTCGGCGAGCCCGTCTACGACATGGAGCCCTGA
- a CDS encoding GNAT family N-acetyltransferase encodes MTMKQVETGVEVAAMPVPDMANLPNDLSLAVKYNAPTDEDMASVAALRANSEPWLGRGEKLEESMKALTGLRPFLHVAKVQNQVVGYVTVERDGPVPGAAYMRNIVIKPELRRRGLGKAVLTKGIQVAQDMYRKTIALRVDPANSAAVNFYRASGFTTVATVVSKKSGKLRLLMSREL; translated from the coding sequence ATGACGATGAAGCAGGTGGAAACGGGCGTGGAGGTGGCTGCGATGCCGGTGCCAGACATGGCCAACCTGCCCAACGATTTGTCGCTGGCGGTGAAGTACAACGCCCCGACCGACGAGGACATGGCGTCCGTGGCCGCGCTGCGCGCCAACTCCGAGCCGTGGCTGGGCCGCGGCGAGAAGCTGGAGGAGAGCATGAAGGCCCTGACGGGGCTCAGGCCGTTCCTCCACGTGGCCAAGGTGCAGAACCAGGTGGTGGGGTACGTGACGGTGGAGCGCGACGGCCCGGTGCCCGGTGCCGCGTACATGCGCAACATCGTCATCAAGCCGGAGCTGCGCCGGCGGGGCCTCGGCAAGGCGGTGCTCACCAAGGGCATCCAGGTGGCCCAGGACATGTACCGCAAGACGATTGCCCTGCGCGTGGACCCCGCCAACTCGGCGGCGGTGAACTTCTACCGCGCCTCGGGGTTCACCACGGTGGCCACCGTGGTGTCCAAGAAGTCCGGCAAGCTGCGCCTGCTCATGTCGCGTGAGCTGTGA
- a CDS encoding ATP-binding protein — protein MSADKPGVVDGGAEHAGLALQRKLSLVDLLDPLTFGDVVDSLGTLFHVGVRVIDERGRTLADTEGPGQELCDALDATAQGRARRGAAVERLGEASSGALAAEPWSHPCLGGLRYLGLPIVWDGDVLGRVVLGPFVAEEAGDAAEGLALVEGLDVARARGWLAGVRRLSEADVARVRTHLAQVLAALLAAGQKSYLTGQLHLEAMLETQRELESQNTQLIRLNQRLKESDRSKSSFLSTVSHELRTPLASIIGYSEMLAEGLVGGLNPEQMQFVRTIMEKGNTLLKLISSILDMSQIEAGKVRLAFEWVDVQELVESAITSVMPQAQRKGLTLQQRMPAVVQARVVGDREKLRQVVVNLLANAVKFTPGQGRIDVRLSDLGPRAELGVTGYAIEVEDTGVGIPEGQRDRIFQSFYQVDDSPTREYGGAGLGLAIVKSYVEGHGGQVSVRSEVGRGSCFRVVLPKEPPLSSQGPAYIPPPVDTEPERF, from the coding sequence ATGAGCGCCGACAAGCCGGGCGTGGTGGACGGGGGCGCCGAGCACGCGGGGCTCGCCCTGCAGCGCAAGCTGTCGCTCGTGGACCTGCTGGACCCGCTCACCTTCGGGGACGTGGTGGACAGCCTGGGCACGCTCTTCCACGTGGGCGTGCGGGTCATCGACGAGCGCGGGCGCACGCTCGCGGACACCGAGGGGCCGGGCCAGGAGCTGTGTGACGCGCTGGACGCCACGGCCCAGGGCCGCGCGCGCCGGGGCGCCGCGGTGGAGCGGCTGGGCGAGGCCTCGTCGGGCGCGCTGGCGGCCGAGCCCTGGTCGCACCCCTGCCTGGGGGGCCTGCGCTACCTGGGCCTGCCCATCGTGTGGGACGGCGACGTGCTCGGGCGCGTGGTACTCGGGCCCTTCGTGGCCGAGGAGGCCGGCGACGCCGCCGAGGGGCTCGCCCTGGTGGAAGGCCTGGACGTGGCGCGCGCGCGCGGCTGGCTCGCGGGCGTGCGGCGCCTGTCCGAGGCGGACGTGGCGCGGGTGCGCACGCACCTCGCCCAGGTGCTCGCGGCGCTCCTGGCCGCGGGTCAGAAGTCCTACCTCACCGGCCAGCTGCACCTGGAGGCCATGCTGGAGACCCAGCGCGAGCTGGAGTCGCAGAACACGCAGCTCATCCGCCTCAACCAGCGGCTCAAGGAGTCGGACCGCAGCAAGTCCAGCTTCCTGTCCACGGTGAGCCACGAGCTGCGCACGCCCCTGGCCTCCATCATCGGCTACTCGGAGATGCTGGCCGAGGGCCTGGTGGGCGGGCTCAACCCCGAGCAGATGCAGTTCGTGCGCACCATCATGGAGAAGGGCAACACGCTGCTCAAGCTCATCTCCTCCATCCTCGACATGAGCCAGATCGAGGCGGGCAAGGTGCGGCTCGCCTTCGAGTGGGTGGACGTGCAGGAGCTGGTGGAGAGCGCCATCACCAGCGTGATGCCGCAGGCGCAGCGCAAGGGCCTCACGCTCCAGCAGCGCATGCCCGCGGTGGTGCAGGCGCGGGTGGTGGGGGACCGCGAGAAGCTGCGGCAGGTGGTGGTGAACCTCCTGGCCAACGCGGTGAAGTTCACCCCGGGCCAGGGCCGCATCGACGTGCGCCTGTCGGACCTGGGCCCGCGCGCGGAGCTGGGCGTCACCGGCTACGCCATCGAGGTGGAGGACACCGGCGTGGGCATCCCCGAGGGCCAGCGCGACCGCATCTTCCAGAGCTTCTACCAGGTGGACGACAGCCCCACGCGCGAGTACGGCGGCGCGGGGCTCGGGCTCGCCATCGTGAAGAGCTACGTGGAGGGCCACGGCGGTCAGGTCTCCGTGCGCAGCGAGGTGGGCCGCGGCTCGTGCTTCCGCGTGGTGCTGCCCAAGGAGCCGCCCCTCTCCAGCCAGGGCCCGGCCTACATCCCTCCGCCCGTGGACACCGAGCCCGAGCGCTTCTGA
- a CDS encoding type IV pilus twitching motility protein PilT: MKTFTELLRHLSRPGVLELALISGRTPLVKTGGGFESVDDTLITPEALHEALRGLVGDARVATLSDKPSQWAVRLEGQGPLIVGALRRGDVINVRIVRNEPVPAPAPAPAPAPAPAARAPAAAAAATPARAPAAPPAARAPAPPAPAAPAPPAAPAAKGPRAGMQILPTAKPAAPAPADTIPLPDEPEPAPEPPPGPRLVVRPESTGNLGMLLEDARAVGASDLHIVAGRPPLFRLVGELLPHGEGLLPEMVEKMLLPHVPARLRPVLEREGSCDFSLDLGESGRFRVNISRQRTGYKGCFRLISRDIPTLESLGLPADIAKACHHHQGLIVVTGPSGHGKTSTLAAIVDIINRDTTHHVLTVEDPVEYLHPRKKALLSQREVGTHTKSFASALKGSLREDPDVILVGELRDTETVRMALAASETGHLLVSTMNTPSAAKTIDRLIDLFPPGDQAQVRMTLASSLRLIVSQRLMPSTDGRSLVAAAELLPGSVALGNLIRDNKTFQIPSLQQRGKSLGIVRFDDSLAELVRSGRTTLETARLYAESPDEVEMMVTGKRPGAPPPEPTPDAGKQLLSKMGNLLNRKSA, from the coding sequence ATGAAGACCTTCACGGAACTGTTGCGACACCTGAGCCGCCCGGGCGTGCTGGAGCTGGCCCTCATCAGTGGCCGCACCCCCCTGGTGAAGACGGGCGGCGGCTTCGAGTCCGTGGACGACACGCTCATCACCCCCGAGGCCCTGCACGAGGCCCTGCGCGGCCTGGTGGGAGACGCCCGCGTGGCCACGCTCTCCGACAAGCCCAGCCAGTGGGCCGTGCGGCTCGAGGGGCAGGGGCCGCTGATCGTGGGCGCGCTGCGTCGCGGGGACGTCATCAACGTGCGCATCGTGCGCAACGAGCCCGTCCCGGCCCCGGCGCCCGCTCCGGCCCCGGCTCCCGCCCCCGCCGCGCGCGCTCCGGCCGCCGCCGCCGCCGCCACTCCGGCCCGCGCGCCCGCCGCCCCGCCCGCCGCGCGCGCTCCGGCCCCCCCCGCTCCGGCCGCCCCCGCCCCGCCGGCCGCGCCCGCCGCCAAGGGGCCCCGGGCGGGCATGCAGATCCTCCCCACGGCCAAACCCGCCGCGCCCGCGCCCGCCGACACCATCCCCCTGCCCGACGAGCCCGAGCCCGCGCCCGAGCCGCCGCCCGGGCCCCGGCTCGTCGTGCGGCCCGAGTCCACGGGCAACCTGGGCATGCTCCTGGAGGACGCCCGGGCGGTGGGCGCCAGCGACCTGCACATCGTCGCCGGACGGCCCCCGCTCTTCCGGCTCGTGGGGGAGCTGCTGCCCCACGGCGAGGGCCTCCTGCCCGAGATGGTGGAGAAGATGCTCCTGCCCCACGTGCCCGCGCGGCTGCGGCCGGTGCTCGAGCGCGAGGGCAGCTGCGACTTCTCGCTGGACCTGGGCGAGTCCGGCCGCTTCCGCGTCAACATCTCGCGCCAGCGCACCGGCTATAAAGGATGCTTCCGGCTCATCTCGCGCGACATCCCCACGCTCGAGTCGCTCGGGCTGCCCGCGGACATCGCCAAGGCGTGCCACCACCACCAGGGCCTCATCGTCGTCACCGGCCCCTCGGGCCACGGCAAGACGAGCACGCTGGCGGCCATCGTGGACATCATCAACCGCGACACCACGCACCACGTGCTCACCGTGGAGGACCCCGTCGAGTACCTCCACCCGCGCAAGAAGGCGCTCTTGAGCCAGCGCGAGGTGGGCACGCACACCAAGAGCTTCGCGAGCGCCCTCAAGGGCAGCCTGCGCGAGGATCCGGACGTCATCCTGGTGGGCGAGCTGCGCGACACGGAGACGGTGCGCATGGCGCTCGCCGCGAGCGAGACGGGCCACCTGCTGGTGAGCACCATGAACACGCCGAGCGCCGCCAAGACGATCGACCGGCTCATCGACCTGTTCCCCCCGGGCGACCAGGCCCAGGTGCGCATGACGCTCGCCAGCAGCCTGCGCCTCATCGTGAGCCAGCGGCTGATGCCCTCCACGGACGGCCGGAGCCTCGTGGCCGCCGCGGAGCTGCTGCCCGGCTCGGTGGCGCTCGGCAACCTCATCCGCGACAACAAGACGTTCCAGATTCCCTCCCTGCAGCAGCGCGGCAAGAGCCTGGGCATCGTGCGCTTCGACGACTCGCTCGCGGAGCTGGTGCGCTCGGGCCGCACCACCCTGGAGACGGCGCGCCTGTACGCGGAGAGCCCCGACGAGGTGGAGATGATGGTGACGGGCAAGCGCCCGGGGGCCCCGCCGCCCGAGCCCACGCCGGACGCCGGCAAGCAGCTGCTGTCCAAGATGGGCAACCTCCTCAACCGCAAGAGCGCCTGA